Part of the Arvicanthis niloticus isolate mArvNil1 chromosome 2, mArvNil1.pat.X, whole genome shotgun sequence genome, GAGAATTTGTCGTCTCACCTAGAAAGAGGccaaaaataaggaaggaaagatgCAAAGCACATCTATATATACCTGAGCCATTTATGCAGAAAAGGCTGCCCATGCAGATAGAAACTCTTTTGTAACCTTGAATATACcaacaaaactttaaaatggGGCCAAAATACCTGACTTTCTATTTTATGTCTCCTCTGCTCAAAAATGGTTGTGGCAAAGATAACAAAACATGTAGACTAAGCCATTTGAAGTGATTACAAAACATATAGTGATCACTTTAAAAGGGGAAATCTGTGTTGCAAAGGATGACCAAATTATTTAAGACAACAAAAACATATGAACTTGATGAGGGTGAAGATGGAAAATAGACATAGAGATGGGCCAATTCACTAGACGTTTGATCAGACCTCAGTGTAGAGATACACAAATCTTGGCATTTGataaattagtgtgtgtgtgtgtgtgtgtgtgtgtgtgtgtgtctgtctgtgtacaaaCATGTTACTCTGTGTATGTCcatttgtatgagtgtgtacacctgtgtatgagtgtgtgaatatgtgtttgtgcatgtagaggtcacaAGAcaccttgtctctgcctctcagcactGATATTAAGAGAAGGTTCTACCaccctggctttttatgtgggttctgaagatcaaactcaggcccctTACACTCAAAGCACTATAACAAACCAGATACCTCCCCAGCCCAGAatgagatactttttttttttacatcagaaATATATTGTCATCTTCAGGAGcgaataaaagcaataaaaggagaaaggaaatttcCGTAAGACCAAAGGGGAGAGCACAGGGAAATAAACAACTTCATAAAAAGATGGGACTTAATAACcctccttcatctcttcccactgagGCTTGAGAACCGTTGTCTGGGAGAATGAGACATTAATTTATAGACAGTGTACCATTGAAGTAAAAGAGGATGGTTAAACTTGCCTCCAGTTccttacatgtacacacacagcctTTCTCAAACCTGGACAGAGTTCCTTGAGCTTAATACCTTCCAAGAGCATCCTCGTGTGCCTCGCTCCACTGTCAGTTTTTTCTCCACACTATAGCATGAGCCTTCACTAGTCTTACTGTTGATAACTTGATGTCTAGCTTTTTGTAAACTAAAACTATGCTACTTGCCACTGTATCTCAGTACCAAGCATATATCACCTGCTTAGAGAAAGCAGCCCATACTTACAATAGAGTCTGATGGCCTGCCAATGGAAAAATTTTTCAACAGTCTTATATAGCTGTAAAGCTTCAGAACCATGACAATGATGGCACCAGCAAGATATCCCAGCTGTGCAAGAATGAAACTCAGGGAAAACTAACAGTTGTCTAATTAGAACTAAAGTCCACTCAACTGATGGAAGCTCACACTTGGTACTGTAAACCTGGCTAAAAGCCCATGTTTAGAGATACCATTGAGCTTAGAGGAGGATCTACCATTACCATATTACTGAAGTAATATAAATTTCAATTGCCTTCTAAATGTCTGTCCTTCTACCCATAAATAGATGCAACTCTCACACTTCATCaaaaagcttctttttgcagcagacaGAAACTATGATGATATCCTCAACAGGTCAAAATAAATGCAGAAAGTGAGTAACCATGGGTCACCCAGCCCCTCAAGTAGAACATCTATAACACAACCCTAAAACctaaatctcagaaaaaaaaatctgaaaaaaaaagagatggagagattTATAAGACCAGAACAACTGCTACATGGTAGTTTCCTCTGGACAGGACAGGGATGTTGCTCCCATGAACTCTCAATAATATGGCTACCCGAAGAAGTCCTGCAAAGACCACATCCCTGAACATGCTAACACAAATGGTACCACATCACTGAACATGCTAACACAGATGGGACCACATCATTGAACATCCTAACACAGATGGAAGAAAATTCTAAGGCCTCCTTTCATCTGAGATGAGCTACAGGAAGCCAATGGCTGATGAGAAAAGGAGAACCACTTCTATGTGGTTTTGTATTAAAGTGTTGATGTTGGTGAcatggtggtgctgctgctggtactggtggtggtggtggtggtggtggtgtttcttCAGAGATGAGACACCAATCCTATATGATCATCCCTAAACACATGCAAATAAGGGAAACACTAACTTTACCCAATAGTTTGTGTAtaagtataggtgtgtgtgtgtgtgtgtgtgtgtgtgtgtgtgtgtgtgtgtttataaaacaaaaatacagctgAGAAgcaatgtatgagagaagaataaagaaaaaagggggtAAAGGAAACTATTCCCTCTGGGTACTCTGTCTCTCATGTCAAGGCTGCATTCGTGTTTTCTCTGTGCTCTCCTAACCATGTGAACTGTCTCCTCATGTTATTgcccatcttttaaaatctatgaaACCTACTCAAAAGTAAACTGAATAAACTGGAaagcatcaagaaaacaaaaataaatatataagaaattatatattttgagaGAGACAGTTGGAAGATACAAAGTTAAAGGAGAGGGTGGGATTTAAAAGTATGTGAGTACAGTGTGCTCATGTATGaatcttcaaataaaataaaatagaggctGGAGTAGTTAAAAATGATAACAAGAAGGAAGTACACTCCATTGGGCCTTACTTTTAAGTAAGGATATACTACATTTTCAAAAGCAGGATTAATATCCAATTATTCAAAAGGTCAGGTCTGGAAGTATTACTAAAGGCTAACTTGATACTAACCATGTTCTGGAATGATCCCAATTTCttggagaatgaaaatagatgAATTAACATAAGGGCAATTAGGTCTTGGGGACAAGCTATTTGGGTGTAAGTATAGTATTTTAAGAACTGGTGCAGCTGTAAAGAGAGACAGACTGAATTCCAGTCCAAAGGGAAAGGGAACATGAAGTGTCGAGTTAAGTAAGGGTCACACCAAGATGAGCTAGACGGAGTAGATTGTAAAGATATGATTCTGGCTAAGATATACTTCCCTGACCACATGTGAAACAGAGATCACAGAAGTACCTAGTTCAAAAGGATAGAATGTGGCAGTGTATGTAAAGTTGTTTTAAGCCACGAAACAGAAGTTTGGTAAATGGTAAGCTATCTGGTTTTGATTTGgctttgtgtctgtatgtatttAGTTGGCTTGATTTGGTCTTTTATGCCCAGTAAGTCAGGCTTAAATtcacaattcttctgcctcagcctcccaaagagTTGAGACTACAAGTGCTTTCTACCATGCCCGTCTTATTATTATTGCTAGCACTGGGCAATGAGCCTGGGGTTTGGCTAGTTTTGCCATAATGTAGGTGGCCATGGgcaactcaaaaaacaaaactttaatcaCAGGTTTTGGGTTTGTAAGAATATCTAGAAGattcttaaaagaatttttaaaagattttactgTTTATATTAAGTATCTGGAACCAAAATCTTTCACCCTACATTATGATCAATTATATTCTTCATCACTAACCTAGTACCCTTTGTTTCAAATACCACTCCTACTTCCCTctcctactgctgtgataaactgTCCCCAATGACTCATGTAAAAAGATTTGTTTCACCTCACAATTCAAAGGCATCTATCATAGCAAGACAATTAAGGCCCCAcaaacttgaagcagctggtcaggaagcagagagcaatgaatgcttgcactcagctcactttctccaatTTTACCCAGGAGATGGGAGATCCCACCCAAGGAGATGATGCTACTAACAGAGAGAAATTCTTCCCATTGGTTAACCCAATGAAAGTATGCTCTCACAGGTATGGCCAGAGGCCTGACTCTCAGGTGATTCTATTTCTGCAATTGACGATTGAGACTAAGTATCACAATCaccaaattcatttttatgtccttcaaaaaaaaagggggtgatAATTTTAAGTATGGGCAGTCAACACTATTGATATGTGACATTATGGATGGCACCAATATAAATCACAACACCTGTTATCTTCAGAtcttaaacttttatttcaaatactTAAACACAAAATTGTGAAAATGATCTTAATGCTAAAgagtaaaatatgaaaataagtaTTCAAACTCATGTTCTTCCACTTGAAAACATTTAACATAGAAATACAGGTCCTCAAATCAAACAATACATTGCATCCTGGTGTCTAAACCTCCCCTCAGAGAGGAAAAGTAGACTCATGGAAACCATTGAATAAAATGTATCAtatgtataaaaaaaataaagtgaaatacaATCCCACAAAATATCTCCCAAAACTAATTACTTTGAGGTTttgcttaaagaaagaaaatttttaaatgtctacCAAGTATCaactttgatttaaaatatctTGCAGAAAAACTAGAACAACTATCATACAATATCTAAAGGCATACACATGTATCAAACAACTGCTTGCAAAACTAGTCCAGTGGGCACACATGTCATCCCAGTTATCCAAAGGCTGGCATGGGAGGGCCTCAAATCCAAGATCAGCCTGTGAAAATAAtcagaccttatcttaaaaaatacttaaagaaagcTGGGAATATTCCTCAGATATatacatttgcctagcatgtgcaagacccTGGCTTATTCCTCCAATTCTGCCTCCTGTGTAGAATTTGAAATCTGTGTGAAATTATATGAAACACATACtttctcccccccaaaaaaatctttattttcatgCATACTTTGTGAAAACAAATTGAGACAAAATTAATATCCTGTCCtcctgagagagaaagacatcttTCCCTACTGCTCTggcatctgtgtgcatgtttattAATCCCAAGATACTTCTTAACCTCTCACCCACCATTCATCAATTTTCATCAGCTGCAGTCACTGGTCCCCATAGTGCACTGCAGAAGGCTGGCAGGAAGACCTGTGGAAACAGCTTTCAGGTttcagagcagaaaaaaaaatgtattgcacTTCGCCAGCCCTGCTGGGGGAAAGGAGGGGGGTTTGGAATCCTCCATGCATTGCGGTGAACTTCCCCAAAGTATGTGTCTGCATTTGCAATAggcattcttaaaaataaaagcagagtaTCTTAGACCAGGGTCGAGCGTGCAGTCTCCACACTGAGAGAAACAAATAGCCATAGGCGACACTCTACATATTGAAATCCTGTGGCCAGGTGTTCTTGAGGTTTATCAGAATGTGATCTGATTAGGAGAGTCAGGGGAAGGTTGTACTATAAATCATGCCCTGAGTCAAATGCTTCTGAAATTGTCCTACAATCCTAGCAAGGGGAATTTAATATTGGGCAGTATTTACAGTGCTGCCAATTGACTAACAGAGTGACTGGGGAAAACATCTACCAACCAGAGCCAGCATGCTCTAGGGAgtaggaggatggtgggaacttAGCTGTTTATTAGTGCACAGACATCTGTAAGGATTAAATGGGATGAAAGGACTGGTGGTTTAGAAGCCTATTAGTTTGCAAATGACAAAACAAAGAGGGTTTTTAAGATAATActtaagtgtgtgtatgtttttgacAACTAAATTATGAATGTCTTCGATGTGCTCCatacagaaagcaaagaaaacagcTACATCTTTCAATAGAAAGCACTAAATTCAATCCCTGCATATGCACCAAATGTGTGCCATTTAGGATAATGTCACTCTTGCACACTTGACAACTAAATTACAAAGCTCTTTGATATAGTGTGTATGAAGACTGACAATTATGACCAATAaaaatcaaaggaagaaaaaaactaattaaCAGTAACATATCATTATGACTCACAAGCAAATAAAATCCCATGCCTGCTCTTAAATTGCTGGTGCCTGGCAAATGCTGAATTCCTAAGGACATGAATAGTTTCCAAATAACTGCAGCCACTAGAGGGTTTATGGATTCCTTAGAGGTTTGGCCCAATTTTATTCTATCTAAAGCCCCAAGACTAACAGATGACTTTCCAACCCCAAAGAAATAACTCTTGGGACTATAAACTGTAGTGATTAGTTGTAGATCCTAATTAAGTTCCGAAGCTACTGTATAAACAACATAAACACAGTATAAAGAACCCAGAATTAAGAGATAAAGGCTTGGGTTCAAATTTAAAATTAGGTATTGATTACCCCTGTAACTTTGAGGATAatccaaaaaaatccaaaagtgaTAAAACATAAGTAAACAATGTACACATAGTCATCCCTCTACTCTGAGTAGAGCCCATCTAAACCTAACAAGTAGAAAAAGTACAGCACTGTCCTGCTACTAAAATCTACACACACTGAAATTCAACTGATCAGAAGCAAAAGAATAACACGTTGCAGAAGGACAGGCCTTTAGCGAGCCCGGACTTATTCAAACTGACCCATGTTTCATATAGAGAAAATCTGACTGACATTTTCACAAGGGATTAAGTCTGGTTTTTTAGGCAGTCAGAAAATATGGATTTGAAAATTCTGTAACGTTGAGATCACATGGAAAAGCATTAAGACTATAAATTACtcttaattaaaaagtaaaaatgaacagccagagctggcgCTAGATGGCTAAGCGACCATGAGTTTATCATACTTAACAGGTAGCTGTAGCTAACAGGTGCATTCTCTAGCTTCATGACTGAAAAATTTATGACAGCAGATGACCTCCTAGACACTGAAGGTGACAATATTGAGGCCATCTGAACCTGGAAAAGGCTGATTTTCTGAAACATGCCttgatttaatttatttctgcATAAATGTAGCACACGAGAAAATGCACTGAGAGCCCTTGGTAAAGGCCAACGTGTCCTACAAATGTACAGTGTCGTAGAGAAACTCAAAGACTCCTTTGAATCTTATAGAATAAATCAACATATGTAAAACTTACAAAATAGCCCTACAAAATAtgacatggcaaaaaaaaaaaaacccctgcaTTATATCtcaatacaaaatataataaattgaggtggaaaaaaaaaaaaaagacatgcccAAGACAAATTTCTTTCTAGCATGCCTGGCTGTGCTTTGACAGCCCTGGCTTTAATTTTCATGACACACAGTGGCATGCACTCACGTATCTCTGCATCCCTGGTCCCCTGCAGCTACTGCTGTTTCAAAGTTATTGAACTTCTAAATAACTGATTTCTCCTGTTGCTCTTCTGGCCTCACTAAACGGCTCAGGCAATCTCGTCAACTATTGATCCCTGACCAAGTGACAGCACCTCCGGCCTCTCACTCCATCCTGTCACCCCTTGGGTGATAAGACCCACCCACACAACGGTGTGCTGGGTGCTAGGAGAAGACCTCACTGCAacccaaaagaaaacacattggcAAATAACAACTTGTATGTGGAGATTCCATTTAAAACTCCATTGAATCTTGGCTTTCCAGAGAGTCCTCAATGCCCAAAGAGTCCCCTAAGGTATCCTTTGAGTTCATGGTAAACCCAGAGCTTTTTAATGCATTGTGAGCATTCATAAACTTCTGGAGGTATTTTGAAGTATACAGCCAGTGATGTTTCAGGACATCTTCCATCTCATAGCACTTGGACTGCCTGGCATTCATTTTCCGGAAGCGTCTAAACAGTTTGTTACCAGATTCATTTCCCTCACTTGCCCATGCCCCAATAGAGCCATCCCTTTCAATAATCTCAGGGACATGTGCCAAGGTTTTGTGAAAGTAATTGGTGATTTTGCCTTCGTATCTGTATTTGAACTTGGTGGAGAGAAGCTCAGCAAAACGCTGTGAGTTGAAACTGTACTGACAGAGGGACTCTGGGCACTCTTTAGCGGGACATGATGAGCGCCACACAGGTTTCATCTTTAGGTAAAGGTCCATCAGCTCCCTGAGAGCTTCGTGTCTCTCCTCAGAAGGAATTAACTCACAAACTGCGTCTACCGTCTCTTGGGTCATAAGCTTCCGGGCGAAGTTGCCATTCATCCTCATGATTGGTTTTAAGTTCATCCTTTTCCGGAGATGCTTGTCCAGGGTGGCCTGccacctcttcctttcctctttagaGGCGTTGGGATTTTTATACACTTCCCCTATCTCCAGCTGGAAAATCTTATAGAATTCGGCTGCATTGCCAATGTCACAGTGAAGCGCATCGATGGAAGGGACTGTCTCGATGAAAGGTTTGGCAGAGACTCCTTTCACCCGGTCCCGGAGTTCTTCCACTGACTCGTGATAGGGATTGGACCGCCAGACCTCATAGCGCTGCAGGTTCTCGGCATGGCTTCTGGTTATGGAGTGGAAGACAAGATTTTGAGAGGCTTCCAGACGGGTGGCGTCACAAAGTGTACAGATGTAGACTGAGCCAGAAGCTTCCAAGCCTTCTACTTCCCGAACAAGTTTTTCATCATATCCAGTGCCCCTGAAGATGAACTTAAAAGTCCTGGCGATGCCTCCCATCTCCAGCATTAATTCACTGCTCTTCATGGCCTCCCTCTCAGCAATGAGAGGGCTTAAAATAGCAGTAAGGGTCTCGTGGTCAGACTCATCTGCCAGCATAAGACACAACGGCTTGCAACACAGTTCAGAATTGGGCTTGGGTTCCTCAAACACCTTCACGTTCTGCGAGTCATGCTCTATTGTAATTCTCATTACTGTGAAAGAGAAACGAACTGCCTTTTCTGGAACTGCGGGACCACTCCCATGCTTCTCACTCACATCCCCCATTCCATCGCAAGACTCCTTTACCACCACTGTGAAGGGGCCGTTCAGATAGTCATCAAGATCTTGGGATCTCATGCCTTCCAAGATGTCTTCTTCCATGTCCATCAAAGCAGACACCAAAGCAGAGTCATAGCGGAATCTCTTTGCAATGGTATCTACTGGGTATTCATCTACAGAGGAGGCAAGTCCAGATAGCCCATCAATAATTCCAACATCAGTTCTAGAGGACACATTCTTCAGAGGGGGCTGCCACTCAAAGGGGTGGTAGCCTGGCAGAAGGACTTTCTCGGCATTCCGAAGAGCATGCAAAGGTTGAAAAATCTGCCTCCCAGTGATAGCTTTCACAGTCCTGTACATCTTATGGTATTGGCTACAGCTGAGGAAGGTATTGACACGGATGGCCAAGCAAACAGCTGGTTGAAGACCGGAGCCCCGGCCTTGCATGATGGCCTCTAGTTCATCAGCTTGCCTGTGCTCATTTCTCGCCCTCAGTGCCAACAGGAACAAGGTCAAGCACACAGACTTCACATCTCCACCTTCTTCTTTGTCCGCAAATTCTTTCACTTGAATCTTGAGTTCCCTCAGCCGATGTTTCTGCGCCCTTCGTGTCAATGACAGGAGATGCTGGCGAGGCCGGCCCCCTTTATTAATGTGTACCAAAGTCTCTTTAGATTCTTTGTGGCTTGAGACATGGTGGTTATATTTTTCCAGACTCACTTCCTCGTTGCACTCTTGGGCAGGACACTTCACCATCAGAGAATTCAAGATGGTCAGAAAGGACTTCACCGGACTCTCCAGGTCAGTAGGGAAGCATGGATATCGGCAAGAGGGACAATAGCTGCCCATCACTTTGAGGCATCTGAGAATGCAGATCCTACAAAATAGGTGCTTACAGCTGGTCTCCACGGGATCAGCCAGAATGTGTTCACATATCTGGCAGGAGATGGATTTCACAAAGTGTGCTGGGAAGTCCACTACAAGAAGCTTGGTACTGAGATGAATCTTACTGCAGTTGGAGATCTTCTTCATGACTTCCTTGCTGCTGACCCTAGCCTGAGTTCTCTTGCGATGGTCCCGTCTCGCATGGTTGAGCACAGTTTTTAGTTTCTTGCTGAGCTGCACATTGGGTTGATGTCTCTTCCTCTTCAGTCCCCGATGGGCAGTGAAGCAGATATCACAGGATGGCGTGTGGGGGTGCCACTCCACAGTCACATTCCTTGGGAAGTAGACCTGACTGTGGGCACTGCTGAACTTTCTGTGCATAATGCTCCAGCAGTTATGGCAGAATTCGGTGGGGTGGATGGAGTCAACATCTGTCTTCACATCAATCCGGAAAACCCTGGCAATGAGGTCTGGCCAGGAAGTgactcttttttccttctttcggAAAAGGCTTTGGGTTTTAGCGTCCACGGGCCCGTGGACTGGGTATCTCCGGTTGTGCCCGTCACTCTTGAAACGATTCCCACAGATGCGGCAGAAGTGTCTAAGCCTGGCTTGGTGAATTGCTTTGTCACTTGACTTCCCATCAACATggaatttctttgaaaatttaggGTGGAGTTTCAGTGCTCGTTGGGTCAGAACTGAATTCTGACTACCAGGCTTATCTGGAACTACTGGAGACTGCTCTAGATAAGGTTTCCCCTCTGAGGAATCCTTCTCCTTTTGTGCTTCTTCTGGTGCCTTTTCAAAGGATCTCACCCTAAACAGCTTAAATTTCCACTCAGAAAATTTGATGAGTGGATGCTGAATTTCATCGGGTGCAGAATTGAGTCTCAAGGTAGATGGCAAGGAGACAGCCATGTTGGCTAAGCTACCTGGGAACAATAGACGGAAAAAAGTCTAGTTAAGAAAagtatcaaacaaacaaacaaaaaccagaaagtaTCAATATTGTATcacaatattttgaaaataactgAGATTGATGCACTCaaacttttattcatttaattctttccaaagatatttattaaatatccTATTTTAATATGCTCTACTGGGTGCTGATCATAGAGCCAAGAACAGTCCATCCTTTTCCTGACACTATCTGGGGACACTTATACCACATATATGCATGGTTTTAAATGCATACAGATGTGAAATTTAATTCCCTTGCCACACAAACCTTAACGCCTTTAAA contains:
- the Rag1 gene encoding V(D)J recombination-activating protein 1 encodes the protein MAVSLPSTLRLNSAPDEIQHPLIKFSEWKFKLFRVRSFEKAPEEAQKEKDSSEGKPYLEQSPVVPDKPGSQNSVLTQRALKLHPKFSKKFHVDGKSSDKAIHQARLRHFCRICGNRFKSDGHNRRYPVHGPVDAKTQSLFRKKEKRVTSWPDLIARVFRIDVKTDVDSIHPTEFCHNCWSIMHRKFSSAHSQVYFPRNVTVEWHPHTPSCDICFTAHRGLKRKRHQPNVQLSKKLKTVLNHARRDHRKRTQARVSSKEVMKKISNCSKIHLSTKLLVVDFPAHFVKSISCQICEHILADPVETSCKHLFCRICILRCLKVMGSYCPSCRYPCFPTDLESPVKSFLTILNSLMVKCPAQECNEEVSLEKYNHHVSSHKESKETLVHINKGGRPRQHLLSLTRRAQKHRLRELKIQVKEFADKEEGGDVKSVCLTLFLLALRARNEHRQADELEAIMQGRGSGLQPAVCLAIRVNTFLSCSQYHKMYRTVKAITGRQIFQPLHALRNAEKVLLPGYHPFEWQPPLKNVSSRTDVGIIDGLSGLASSVDEYPVDTIAKRFRYDSALVSALMDMEEDILEGMRSQDLDDYLNGPFTVVVKESCDGMGDVSEKHGSGPAVPEKAVRFSFTVMRITIEHDSQNVKVFEEPKPNSELCCKPLCLMLADESDHETLTAILSPLIAEREAMKSSELMLEMGGIARTFKFIFRGTGYDEKLVREVEGLEASGSVYICTLCDATRLEASQNLVFHSITRSHAENLQRYEVWRSNPYHESVEELRDRVKGVSAKPFIETVPSIDALHCDIGNAAEFYKIFQLEIGEVYKNPNASKEERKRWQATLDKHLRKRMNLKPIMRMNGNFARKLMTQETVDAVCELIPSEERHEALRELMDLYLKMKPVWRSSCPAKECPESLCQYSFNSQRFAELLSTKFKYRYEGKITNYFHKTLAHVPEIIERDGSIGAWASEGNESGNKLFRRFRKMNARQSKCYEMEDVLKHHWLYTSKYLQKFMNAHNALKSSGFTMNSKDTLGDSLGIEDSLESQDSMEF